The Dehalogenimonas lykanthroporepellens BL-DC-9 genome includes a window with the following:
- a CDS encoding CO dehydrogenase/acetyl-CoA synthase complex, beta subunit (TIGRFAM: CO dehydrogenase/acetyl-CoA synthase complex, beta subunit~KEGG: dev:DhcVS_604 carbon monoxide dehydrogenase, alpha subunit~PFAM: CO dehydrogenase/acetyl-CoA synthase complex beta subunit), translating to MSFIIAAGAIRGAYELVEQAEAAWRNSSSGHPPETAVGFPDTAYYLPVIFGVTGRKVRTLGELEPVLAHCRKLLPPVITEESQLTSLTSVLEAGLAALFAAEIVEALRYVDCPDHYAGGEFPDEARPWLGAADDVILRKRGVEFVDGSVPGFAAILGGTDSDENAEKIVLELQKRNLYVFMSAGGQRQLAKQLRRRGIQPGWNSRLVPFGDEDTATAFAFGFAIRVALSFGNVSAGDTERLFTYTRDRVPAFVMALGEVSDRWYALAAGALNFGFPVIADTPIPSLSAGEPPSELVVGGISLDNIVARATEIRGIKTIVTEVPVPVAYGPAFEGERVRGDDIYLECGGGRTAMLEWVTTRPSSAITDGQVEVIGPEITDVTAGSKLPLAIVIEVAGRQMQEDYEPILERQVHHLINYAQGVMHIGQRDLAWLRISKGAVEKGFRLEHIGRLLHARLHQDFGRIFEKLQVKIYTGEDDVAHVAVPAGQAYTARDKRIEGMTDESTDVFYSCLMCQSFAPSHVCVVSPERTGLCGSYNWMDCKASYEINPTGPNQPVTKGATLDARLGQWQGVNEYVQQASRGKVDHYNFYSIMTDPMTACGCMECISALAPMCNGVMTVSREHNGMTPCGMKFTTLAGTIGGGVTTPGFVGHSKFNITQRKFLAAEGGIKRLVWMPRALKEEVAERFNRRAAELGIPDLLDRVADETVGTTEEEILTFLTEKEHPALTMEPLI from the coding sequence CGCGGCGCTTATGAGCTTGTCGAGCAGGCCGAAGCGGCGTGGCGGAACTCATCATCCGGGCACCCGCCGGAAACAGCGGTCGGTTTCCCCGATACCGCTTATTACCTGCCGGTGATATTCGGGGTGACCGGCAGAAAGGTCAGGACACTGGGTGAACTGGAACCGGTACTGGCTCATTGCCGAAAGCTTTTGCCGCCGGTCATTACAGAGGAAAGCCAGCTGACTTCACTGACCTCGGTGCTGGAAGCCGGCCTGGCGGCGTTATTCGCCGCCGAAATCGTCGAAGCCTTGCGTTATGTAGACTGCCCCGACCATTACGCCGGCGGAGAATTTCCGGATGAAGCCCGGCCGTGGCTGGGCGCCGCTGATGACGTTATCCTTCGCAAGCGTGGGGTGGAGTTTGTCGACGGGAGTGTCCCCGGTTTCGCCGCTATTCTGGGCGGTACTGACAGTGACGAAAACGCGGAAAAAATAGTACTGGAACTTCAGAAACGTAATCTGTACGTTTTCATGAGCGCCGGAGGCCAGCGGCAACTGGCGAAACAACTGCGCCGGCGCGGTATACAACCGGGGTGGAATTCCCGCCTGGTGCCGTTCGGCGATGAAGACACTGCCACCGCTTTTGCCTTCGGTTTCGCCATCAGAGTGGCGCTGTCTTTCGGCAACGTATCAGCGGGCGATACCGAGCGCCTGTTTACTTATACCCGCGACCGGGTTCCGGCTTTCGTCATGGCGCTGGGAGAAGTCAGCGACCGCTGGTATGCCCTGGCGGCCGGGGCTCTTAACTTCGGTTTCCCGGTAATCGCCGATACGCCCATCCCGTCATTGAGCGCGGGTGAACCCCCTTCGGAACTGGTGGTTGGCGGAATTTCTCTCGACAACATCGTAGCCCGGGCAACCGAAATCAGGGGCATCAAGACCATCGTTACCGAAGTGCCGGTTCCGGTAGCCTACGGCCCGGCTTTCGAGGGGGAGCGGGTCCGTGGCGACGATATCTATCTGGAATGCGGCGGCGGCCGCACCGCGATGCTGGAATGGGTGACCACCAGGCCGTCATCGGCAATAACCGACGGTCAGGTCGAAGTAATCGGCCCGGAGATAACGGATGTCACTGCCGGCAGTAAGCTCCCGCTGGCAATTGTCATCGAAGTTGCCGGGCGGCAGATGCAGGAAGACTATGAACCGATACTGGAACGGCAGGTTCATCACCTGATCAATTACGCCCAGGGAGTAATGCATATCGGTCAACGCGACCTGGCCTGGCTCAGAATCAGCAAGGGAGCGGTGGAAAAAGGTTTCCGGTTGGAACATATAGGCCGACTGCTCCACGCCAGACTGCACCAAGACTTCGGGCGCATATTCGAAAAGCTCCAGGTGAAGATTTACACCGGGGAAGATGATGTCGCCCATGTTGCGGTACCGGCGGGGCAGGCTTATACTGCCCGGGACAAGCGCATCGAGGGGATGACCGATGAGTCGACCGATGTTTTTTATTCCTGTCTGATGTGTCAATCCTTTGCTCCCTCGCATGTGTGCGTCGTCAGCCCGGAGCGCACGGGACTGTGCGGTTCCTATAACTGGATGGACTGTAAGGCCTCGTACGAAATCAATCCCACCGGTCCCAACCAGCCGGTAACCAAGGGCGCCACTCTGGACGCCCGGCTGGGTCAGTGGCAGGGCGTCAACGAATATGTTCAACAGGCCTCACGGGGCAAGGTTGACCATTATAATTTTTACAGTATCATGACCGACCCGATGACCGCCTGCGGCTGTATGGAGTGCATTTCGGCATTGGCGCCGATGTGTAACGGGGTAATGACGGTCAGCCGGGAACACAATGGAATGACGCCTTGCGGTATGAAATTTACCACCCTGGCCGGCACCATCGGCGGCGGAGTTACCACACCGGGATTCGTTGGTCATTCCAAGTTCAACATCACTCAGCGCAAATTCCTCGCCGCCGAAGGCGGCATCAAACGGCTGGTCTGGATGCCTCGGGCACTGAAGGAAGAAGTGGCCGAGCGCTTCAACCGCCGGGCGGCGGAACTCGGCATTCCCGATCTGCTGGACCGGGTAGCAGATGAAACCGTCGGTACTACAGAAGAAGAAATACTGACCTTTCTGACCGAAAAAGAGCACCCCGCGCTGACCATGGAGCCTCTTATCTAG
- a CDS encoding CO dehydrogenase/acetyl-CoA synthase delta subunit, TIM barrel (PFAM: CO dehydrogenase/acetyl-CoA synthase delta subunit, TIM barrel; Fe-S cluster domain protein~KEGG: det:DET0699 acetyl-CoA decarbonylase/synthase complex subunit gamma), giving the protein MGLSGIEIFKFLPRTNCGECGVPTCLAFAMSLAAGKAELSACPYVTEESRARLEEASAPPIRPVGLTMKGRSLKTGGETVMFRHEKRFENPPGLAILISDIMDDDEIQRRLMSFERYTYTRIGATLQPEIAALKFESGDPERFSDLARRTAAETDAAIILKCEDAAVARAAAEACGERKPLLDAVTDANFDEMATLAAEMSLPVVARGTLDELAGITDRLNDRGIKDIILDTGARDIRQALTDQVSLRRLALTRKFRALGYPTIVFPSEMTDNTLREALYASVLMAKYAGIIVLSDFQGETLFPLLVARLNLYTDPQRPLTTTEGIYDINGPDENSPVAVTCNFSLTYFIVSGEIENTRMPAHLLIKDTEGLSVMTAWAAGKFGADNISGFIKKSGIADRVKHRKLIIPGYIAMESGGLEEELPDWEIMVGPREASQLLAYLKANWKTPESR; this is encoded by the coding sequence ATGGGACTATCAGGCATCGAGATTTTCAAGTTTCTGCCCCGCACCAACTGCGGCGAATGCGGCGTGCCGACCTGCCTGGCCTTCGCCATGAGTCTGGCCGCCGGCAAAGCCGAACTGTCGGCTTGCCCATACGTGACTGAGGAATCCAGGGCCCGACTGGAAGAGGCTTCGGCGCCGCCGATACGGCCGGTGGGATTGACCATGAAAGGCCGGTCGCTCAAAACCGGCGGTGAGACGGTCATGTTCCGTCATGAAAAACGATTTGAAAACCCGCCCGGCCTGGCGATCCTCATCAGCGACATCATGGATGACGACGAAATACAGCGCCGCCTGATGTCGTTCGAGCGTTATACCTACACCCGGATCGGTGCGACACTTCAGCCGGAAATAGCGGCACTCAAATTCGAGTCCGGCGACCCGGAACGCTTCTCTGACCTGGCCCGCAGGACAGCGGCTGAAACCGATGCCGCGATAATCCTAAAGTGCGAAGACGCCGCCGTGGCCAGAGCCGCGGCTGAGGCCTGCGGTGAGCGCAAGCCGCTTCTGGATGCCGTGACCGACGCCAACTTCGACGAAATGGCGACCCTGGCGGCGGAGATGAGTCTCCCGGTAGTTGCCCGGGGGACGCTGGATGAACTGGCGGGAATTACCGACAGACTCAATGACCGTGGTATCAAGGACATTATCCTGGACACCGGAGCCCGGGACATCAGGCAGGCGCTTACTGACCAGGTTTCACTACGCAGACTGGCGCTGACCCGGAAATTCCGGGCGCTGGGTTATCCGACCATCGTCTTTCCGTCGGAAATGACCGACAATACCCTGCGTGAAGCCCTGTACGCCAGTGTATTAATGGCCAAATATGCCGGCATCATCGTACTGTCCGATTTCCAGGGGGAGACGCTGTTCCCCCTGCTGGTGGCCCGGCTGAATCTGTATACCGACCCTCAAAGGCCGCTGACCACCACTGAGGGTATCTACGATATCAATGGCCCGGATGAGAATTCTCCAGTGGCTGTTACCTGTAACTTCTCGCTGACTTATTTCATCGTTTCCGGAGAAATCGAGAATACCCGGATGCCGGCGCATCTGCTTATCAAGGATACTGAAGGTCTTTCCGTGATGACTGCCTGGGCGGCCGGAAAATTCGGCGCCGACAATATTTCCGGCTTTATCAAAAAGAGCGGCATCGCTGACCGGGTGAAACATCGCAAGTTGATAATTCCGGGTTACATCGCCATGGAAAGCGGCGGTCTGGAAGAGGAACTACCCGACTGGGAGATAATGGTCGGGCCTCGGGAAGCGTCGCAGTTGCTGGCCTATCTCAAAGCCAACTGGAAGACACCGGAGAGCCGATGA
- a CDS encoding dihydropteroate synthase DHPS (PFAM: dihydropteroate synthase DHPS~KEGG: dol:Dole_3182 dihydropteroate synthase DhpS), with amino-acid sequence MTVLIAENINVISKSIGPAIRERQAAPILELASAAFAVGMDYLDLNIGPARKNGAETMRWLVETVQNDVELPLSLDTTNAEAINAGLEASNQPALVNSVSMQPERLEALLPLVARYQADMIGLLWGTEGMPRDADERAMLAVELVYAANQVGIPNERIWIDPIVTPVSGDINQLNDCRRFLAMLPDIAPGCKSVVGLSNVSNGSPGRLRAILNRTYFIMLKHEGLLAAIVDSQDMELTDIARGRRPDIVEAVTASLEDERVRPVDFPPELSDYVKTVQVLTGRTLYSDSWLDI; translated from the coding sequence ATGACCGTCCTGATTGCCGAAAACATCAACGTCATATCCAAGAGTATCGGTCCGGCCATCCGGGAACGACAGGCGGCGCCGATATTGGAGTTGGCGTCAGCCGCCTTTGCTGTCGGCATGGATTACCTGGACCTGAATATCGGCCCAGCACGAAAGAACGGCGCCGAAACCATGAGATGGCTGGTCGAAACCGTGCAGAACGATGTCGAACTGCCGCTGTCACTGGACACGACGAACGCAGAAGCAATAAATGCCGGTTTGGAGGCCTCAAACCAGCCGGCACTGGTGAATTCGGTGTCAATGCAACCTGAGCGCCTGGAGGCGCTTCTGCCGCTGGTGGCGCGCTACCAGGCTGATATGATTGGACTGTTATGGGGCACCGAGGGGATGCCCCGTGACGCTGACGAACGAGCCATGTTGGCTGTGGAACTGGTGTATGCCGCCAACCAGGTCGGTATTCCAAACGAAAGAATCTGGATTGACCCTATCGTGACGCCGGTCAGCGGCGACATTAACCAGTTGAATGATTGTCGCCGGTTTCTGGCCATGTTGCCGGACATCGCCCCCGGGTGCAAATCTGTCGTTGGGCTTTCCAACGTTTCCAACGGCAGTCCCGGCCGACTGCGGGCTATCCTCAACCGCACCTATTTCATCATGCTGAAGCACGAAGGTCTCCTAGCCGCCATCGTCGATTCACAGGATATGGAATTGACCGATATCGCCCGAGGACGCCGGCCGGATATCGTCGAGGCGGTGACGGCCTCACTGGAAGATGAAAGAGTCCGGCCGGTTGACTTTCCGCCAGAACTCAGTGATTATGTCAAGACCGTACAGGTGCTTACCGGCAGGACCCTGTACTCCGACTCCTGGCTGGACATCTGA
- a CDS encoding conserved hypothetical protein (KEGG: dhd:Dhaf_3721 hypothetical protein), which yields MPSAEMPGFASAYRESVANALTLIGRQRLVDICRRSGATRSDEHLLSLQYLGHEISINLERCEFFDSDQELSSADRLIILHYLAGAGPVCTEGSLITFKELAGGLVYYPSFEKRAISPLLAVFGEEASGLAEAGHRLGAVETGQGDFGIQIPVLPKISVNLALWQADGELPASGTYYFADSIGAYLPTEDVAVLCQSITGRLTGCL from the coding sequence ATGCCGAGTGCTGAAATGCCCGGTTTTGCCTCAGCTTACCGAGAATCAGTCGCAAATGCATTGACGCTGATTGGCCGGCAACGGTTGGTAGATATCTGCCGCCGTTCGGGAGCCACCCGCTCCGATGAGCACCTGCTATCACTTCAGTACCTGGGTCACGAAATATCGATAAACCTCGAACGGTGCGAGTTCTTTGACAGCGACCAGGAGCTATCCTCGGCCGACCGGTTGATAATACTGCATTACCTGGCCGGCGCCGGCCCGGTTTGTACAGAAGGCTCTCTAATAACCTTCAAGGAACTGGCCGGCGGACTGGTTTATTATCCTTCTTTTGAAAAGAGGGCGATATCACCGCTCCTGGCGGTTTTCGGTGAAGAAGCAAGCGGCCTGGCCGAAGCCGGTCACAGGCTGGGAGCGGTGGAAACGGGGCAAGGTGATTTCGGTATCCAAATTCCGGTGTTGCCGAAAATCAGCGTCAATTTGGCGCTATGGCAAGCGGACGGAGAACTACCGGCTTCAGGAACGTATTATTTTGCCGACTCCATCGGTGCCTACCTGCCGACCGAAGATGTGGCCGTACTATGCCAATCGATTACAGGACGACTGACCGGTTGCCTGTAA
- a CDS encoding ribosomal protein L20 (KEGG: det:DET0750 50S ribosomal protein L20~TIGRFAM: ribosomal protein L20~PFAM: ribosomal protein L20): MARIKGGVATKKRHKSVLALTKGHSGQRNHNYRRAKESQLHALAYAHAHRRDRKGDFRRLWIARINAAARLNGLTYSQFMAGLAQSGVELNRKVLADLAVTQPEAFAELAKSVKA; encoded by the coding sequence ATGGCAAGAATAAAAGGTGGCGTCGCTACCAAAAAACGGCATAAGTCGGTACTGGCACTGACCAAAGGGCATAGTGGACAGCGCAACCATAATTACCGCCGCGCCAAGGAAAGTCAGCTTCATGCTCTGGCATACGCTCATGCGCATCGGCGCGATCGCAAGGGGGATTTCCGGCGTTTGTGGATTGCCCGCATTAACGCCGCCGCCCGTCTCAACGGTTTGACATATTCCCAGTTCATGGCCGGTCTGGCGCAGTCCGGTGTCGAACTGAATCGTAAAGTTCTAGCTGACCTCGCAGTGACTCAGCCCGAAGCCTTCGCCGAACTGGCCAAAAGCGTCAAGGCCTGA
- a CDS encoding ribosomal protein L35 (KEGG: ttr:Tter_0767 ribosomal protein L35~TIGRFAM: ribosomal protein L35~PFAM: ribosomal protein L35), translating to MPKIKTHKGAQNRFKFTGNGKMMRVKGPKSHLRRKKSPRTRRLFDEMIPVAKADVKRLSRLVPYGT from the coding sequence ATGCCGAAAATCAAGACACATAAAGGCGCCCAGAACCGGTTCAAATTCACCGGCAACGGCAAAATGATGCGAGTTAAGGGGCCCAAGTCCCATCTGCGACGGAAGAAATCTCCACGCACCCGCAGACTGTTTGATGAAATGATTCCCGTGGCCAAGGCCGATGTTAAAAGACTAAGCCGCCTGGTACCTTACGGGACTTAG
- a CDS encoding translation initiation factor IF-3 (KEGG: det:DET0752 translation initiation factor IF-3~TIGRFAM: translation initiation factor IF-3~PFAM: Translation initiation factor 3-like), protein MALNFRGGSRHIVKELRVNDKILGREVRVVGEKGEQLGILTVAQAKEMARRNNLDLVEVAPTSVPPVCRLMDYGKFRYEQTKKERDTKKNQKLSLLKEVRLRPKIGAHDYDAKVRSIRKQLEAGDKVKVTIMFRGREITHSELGIKILKRAAEELSDVANVEGQPTLLGSRIHLMLVPKPAAKAKNKEGQTDNAENQDT, encoded by the coding sequence TTGGCATTGAATTTTCGGGGAGGTAGTCGGCACATAGTTAAAGAACTTAGGGTAAACGACAAAATCCTGGGCCGTGAGGTTCGGGTTGTAGGTGAAAAAGGCGAACAGCTGGGTATTCTGACGGTGGCTCAGGCAAAGGAAATGGCGCGTCGGAACAATCTGGACTTGGTGGAGGTAGCGCCCACTTCGGTGCCGCCTGTGTGTCGCCTGATGGATTATGGAAAATTCCGCTATGAACAGACTAAAAAAGAGCGGGATACCAAAAAAAATCAGAAGCTGTCGCTTTTGAAGGAAGTTCGCCTGAGGCCCAAGATCGGAGCCCATGATTACGATGCCAAAGTTCGCAGTATCCGAAAACAGCTGGAAGCCGGGGATAAGGTCAAGGTAACCATCATGTTCCGGGGCCGGGAGATAACCCATTCTGAGCTGGGTATCAAGATACTGAAACGAGCCGCCGAGGAGCTTTCCGATGTTGCCAACGTAGAAGGACAGCCGACATTGCTCGGTTCCCGCATCCATTTGATGCTGGTGCCGAAACCGGCAGCCAAAGCTAAAAATAAGGAAGGGCAGACAGATAATGCCGAAAATCAAGACACATAA
- a CDS encoding threonyl-tRNA synthetase (KEGG: ddf:DEFDS_1504 threonyl-tRNA synthetase~TIGRFAM: threonyl-tRNA synthetase~PFAM: tRNA synthetase class II (G H P and S); Threonyl/alanyl tRNA synthetase SAD; Anticodon-binding domain protein) has protein sequence MTEKTDQSKLEAIRHSAAHIMAQAVLRIFPSARFGIGPAIDNGFYYDFELPRPLVPEDLAEIEAGMTAIVKENQPFSRETVTRQQAEELFASQPYKLELIRELPNDEEITIYRNGDFFDLCRGPHVSHTARVKSFKLLSIAGAYWRGDEKNPMLQRIYGTAFGNRTELDEYLTSLAEAEARDHRRINKQLNLFVTPEDVGGGLVIYGPKAGRIRTTVEEFWRKAHYDHGYELLYTPHIGRSNLWETSGHLQNYRDIMYSPMDIDGQDYYVKPMNCPFHILFYKSQMRSYRDLPLRWAELGTVYRYERSGVLHGLLRVRGFTQDDAHIICTPEQIETEIDEVLRFSFEMWRTFGFTDLKLFLATRPEKAIGTDLQWQQASDALRRVMDARGLEYSLDEGGGAFYGPKIDIKVRDVLGREWQMTTIQFDFNLPERFDMVYTGQDGQEHRPYMVHRALLGSWERFFGLLIEHYGGAFPVWLHPEQVAVLPIADRHLEYAQEITAKLKKAGVRVALDDRSETVNMKIRQAQLDKIPYIVVIGDKELEKGTLAVRLRTGQQKFGVPPNDFVTLIRQVIEERSSNLPLQI, from the coding sequence GTGACCGAAAAGACCGACCAGTCGAAACTGGAAGCAATCAGACATTCCGCCGCTCACATCATGGCTCAGGCGGTACTTCGTATCTTTCCCTCTGCCCGGTTTGGCATCGGGCCGGCCATAGACAACGGTTTTTATTATGATTTCGAATTGCCACGGCCCCTGGTGCCGGAAGACCTGGCAGAGATAGAGGCCGGCATGACGGCCATCGTCAAGGAGAATCAGCCGTTTAGCCGAGAAACCGTCACCCGGCAACAGGCAGAAGAATTGTTCGCCTCCCAGCCGTACAAACTGGAATTGATAAGGGAACTGCCGAATGACGAAGAAATCACCATCTATCGCAATGGTGATTTCTTTGACCTGTGCCGCGGGCCTCACGTTTCCCACACTGCAAGGGTCAAGTCTTTTAAACTGCTGTCAATTGCCGGCGCCTACTGGCGGGGCGATGAAAAAAACCCCATGCTTCAGCGCATTTACGGTACCGCCTTTGGCAACCGGACTGAACTCGATGAGTATCTGACCAGCCTGGCCGAGGCCGAAGCCCGCGACCATCGACGTATCAATAAACAGCTCAACTTGTTCGTCACCCCGGAAGATGTCGGCGGCGGTCTGGTCATCTATGGGCCGAAAGCGGGCCGAATACGCACCACCGTCGAGGAGTTCTGGCGCAAGGCTCATTATGACCACGGCTACGAACTGCTTTATACGCCCCATATCGGCCGCTCCAATCTCTGGGAGACCTCCGGCCATCTGCAGAATTATCGGGATATCATGTATTCTCCCATGGATATCGACGGGCAGGACTACTATGTCAAACCGATGAACTGTCCCTTCCATATATTGTTCTACAAATCGCAAATGCGGTCCTATCGTGATCTGCCTCTCCGCTGGGCAGAACTGGGCACAGTTTATCGTTATGAGCGTTCCGGTGTGCTTCATGGCCTGTTGCGGGTGCGTGGTTTTACTCAGGACGATGCTCATATCATCTGCACCCCGGAACAGATTGAGACCGAAATTGACGAAGTCCTGCGGTTTTCTTTTGAGATGTGGCGCACTTTCGGTTTCACCGACCTCAAACTATTTCTGGCCACCCGGCCGGAAAAGGCGATAGGCACCGACCTGCAGTGGCAACAGGCCTCGGACGCGTTGCGCCGGGTCATGGACGCCCGGGGACTTGAGTATTCGCTGGATGAAGGCGGCGGCGCCTTCTACGGTCCCAAAATAGACATCAAGGTTCGCGACGTTCTCGGCCGGGAATGGCAGATGACCACCATTCAGTTCGATTTCAATCTCCCCGAACGCTTTGATATGGTATATACCGGGCAGGACGGACAAGAGCACCGCCCATACATGGTGCACCGGGCACTGCTGGGTTCCTGGGAACGCTTTTTCGGCCTTCTTATCGAACATTACGGCGGCGCTTTCCCGGTCTGGTTGCATCCGGAACAGGTGGCAGTTCTGCCGATAGCTGACCGGCATCTTGAGTACGCTCAGGAGATTACCGCCAAACTGAAAAAAGCCGGGGTTCGGGTGGCGCTGGACGACCGTTCCGAAACGGTGAATATGAAAATCCGGCAGGCACAACTGGACAAGATTCCTTATATTGTGGTCATAGGGGACAAGGAACTGGAAAAGGGAACGCTGGCGGTGCGTCTTCGCACCGGACAGCAGAAATTCGGCGTTCCGCCCAACGATTTCGTTACCCTTATCCGGCAGGTGATAGAAGAAAGAAGCTCAAATCTGCCTTTGCAGATTTGA
- a CDS encoding conserved hypothetical protein (KEGG: dev:DhcVS_661 hypothetical protein), which produces MVTEPNILVKPLPQILDEMDASIRAAAEAAKKAEEAAKSAGNSADAATKASLVAEKRAEEARKAGEDAAESATRAAAHAAAEAKEAAEEAAHKAEGADHASSEASHKAEEASRIADEASARAEEAAHRAEEVARAAKYAAEEASSKAEEVAMAAREASMALNRSAEENAIKLQELALAARQSLEETIAQATKTVKTADAASTEAQIAAKAAQQNPSNETARQADETGRKAKLAASQAYHLAEEVARKTELAERVGADAVEAAGKVSDAISGKTEEAGKASVAAATGGHKTADDAITAAKNADKAGDDAIHAALGVLQDMIKRAESAGQSARVAAAEVSKAAQAHADQAAQRAQEIAEAASQASKQALEKAEEALFKAVVRKLTSGTWITLLVVINLAIVMAAVMLAMALSSI; this is translated from the coding sequence ATGGTAACTGAGCCTAATATCCTGGTTAAGCCACTGCCCCAGATACTGGACGAGATGGATGCCAGTATCCGCGCCGCCGCCGAAGCCGCCAAGAAGGCCGAAGAGGCCGCCAAAAGTGCCGGTAACTCGGCTGATGCCGCCACCAAGGCTTCGCTGGTAGCCGAGAAACGCGCCGAAGAAGCGCGAAAGGCGGGCGAAGATGCCGCTGAATCAGCTACCCGGGCCGCGGCTCACGCCGCCGCCGAAGCCAAGGAAGCCGCTGAGGAAGCCGCCCACAAGGCTGAAGGCGCTGACCACGCTTCCAGCGAAGCTTCACACAAGGCTGAGGAGGCCTCCCGCATCGCCGACGAAGCCTCCGCCCGGGCCGAAGAAGCCGCCCATCGCGCTGAGGAGGTCGCTCGTGCCGCCAAATATGCCGCCGAAGAGGCTTCTTCTAAAGCCGAAGAAGTAGCCATGGCCGCCCGCGAAGCTTCAATGGCTCTCAACCGGTCAGCCGAAGAAAACGCAATCAAACTTCAGGAACTGGCGCTGGCCGCCAGGCAGTCGCTGGAAGAAACCATCGCTCAAGCCACCAAAACCGTCAAGACCGCTGATGCCGCGTCGACTGAAGCTCAGATAGCCGCCAAAGCCGCTCAGCAAAACCCCTCCAACGAAACGGCGCGACAGGCCGATGAAACCGGCCGCAAGGCTAAACTGGCCGCCAGCCAGGCCTATCACTTGGCCGAAGAAGTTGCCCGGAAGACCGAACTGGCGGAACGGGTCGGTGCTGACGCTGTCGAGGCCGCCGGCAAGGTGTCCGATGCAATCTCCGGCAAAACCGAAGAAGCCGGCAAGGCTTCTGTCGCCGCCGCCACCGGCGGACATAAAACCGCTGATGACGCCATTACCGCGGCTAAAAACGCCGATAAGGCCGGCGATGATGCCATTCACGCCGCGCTGGGTGTACTTCAGGATATGATCAAGCGGGCCGAAAGCGCCGGGCAGTCGGCCAGGGTGGCCGCCGCCGAGGTCTCCAAGGCCGCCCAGGCCCACGCCGACCAGGCCGCTCAGCGGGCGCAAGAAATCGCTGAAGCCGCTTCTCAGGCTTCCAAACAGGCTTTGGAAAAGGCCGAGGAAGCCCTTTTCAAGGCCGTTGTCAGGAAGCTGACCAGCGGCACCTGGATAACCCTGCTGGTGGTCATTAATCTGGCCATTGTCATGGCCGCCGTTATGCTGGCTATGGCGCTGAGTTCCATCTGA